The following are from one region of the Channa argus isolate prfri chromosome 6, Channa argus male v1.0, whole genome shotgun sequence genome:
- the zc3h4 gene encoding zinc finger CCCH domain-containing protein 4 isoform X4 produces the protein MGGAVSAAAGGGEDGGEDTGGKGETGGEGAVERPRRSKEHHASSGSEDERSHRRKRKRKKEREREREKRRAKKKRKSKHKRHASSDDDHSDFSDESDYSPSEKWKYREYSPQYPPSSHGGYGNAKKGYMKMDKQSYGGYDNYEEDNYEGEEEEDVGEEDYDDFTKELNQYRKAKEGGGSRGGRDLPGLRKRGKGRMKSLRGRGGMRGGRRGRGGGRGRGGRGGGGGGGKMGGDDDGDGYGDDIEYGDDDYENMGDDDYDDYSKELNQYKKCKDRGRGGKGPRGRGRGKGGRGMIRGGKGRNRGRGRGDMGNDDDNNGDMDNGDGVGCDGPGVGRRNHNEKHQDKKGKAICKYYIEGRCTWGDHCNFSHDIELPKKKELCKFYITGFCARADHCPYMHGEFPCKLFHTTGNCVNGDECMFSHETLNDDTQELLNKMLAEDAEAGAEDEKEVEELKKQGINPLPKPPPGVGLLPTPPRPVPVDTNTGAADFGGPAGGDFGAPPGPNQGPITMKGHPGPGPVPGPNPCPCPPIHGPDGSPFQSGPPNPACPPPHMGPPPPGGGSGGAGKKIPSLFEIKVQPTGQLAQKLAVRSQAPSSNQAQTAAPGPQGAPGAPPTRFPAPPGMMSPEMQNMGPNLTMNQGPPNMGPGGPPMMGGFVSCDGPPHGGTMPPGPPQGGGNFFNDYFNQQEGMKMDGVVEEGDNYQTFSGMDERGGAGKFGNQSGGQEGSGNGASANPGGISVPDFLPPAQRVLFMRIQQKQQEEEERARRMAEGGAEKSRDTEGDSGNWYSSEDEDGGGSVTSILKTLRQQTQAPQKAEGPPSDPRLQKASPVIPLARPADPRLIRDPRLARSAESSQMSDSTHSVTSSSSGPPADPRLARLAAATSAGSTSHSPPAPKPEPPLVYKPPPLTTPAADEEETERVLRDKPVPIPLDPLMGMALRDPRSQLQQFSHIKKAIVLHMPAFSKTITWSPEDLLPLPIPKQDLLPLPPGIPPVSSLDSRMSRAQQQLHTPIPHSQPSPAQPPPTVDPPAPTSSTSSLPDFELLSRILKTVNSSPSQTHSPPLLPAPAPPLSLMASPPSVPAAPVEKPIDPRVARKAPTDPRLQPQKSALKQPSDSAPPPVPSTAPATSSSPPPTIAPYDPRLLSSGGAGRGVGTGAPGGASVLSSISLYDPRTNKPGSPGTSSGSNNSPISASTESKPSDPTTGKPKSKEPLFVRKSALDQPEPEKSSEQGTDRYNSYNRPRPKPAPSPNSISQGGPAVAGAATAVSQSAAADQGPAGIHNLPVSSLFGVVKQAAKPGGTSSPFGGNSPAQPDQATTEQDNASLKEVFKGFDPTASPFCQ, from the exons gaaagggagaagcGGAGGGCCAAGAAGAAACGCAAATCCAAACATAAG CGTCATGCATCATCTGATGATGACCACTCAGACTTCAGTGATGAGTCTGACTACAGTCCCAGTGAGAAGTGGAAATATAGGGAGTACAGTCCCCAGTACCCCCCATCT TCTCATGGAGGCTACGGTAACGCCAAGAAGGGCTACATGAAAATGGATAAGCAGAGCTATGGAGGCTACGACAACTATGAGGAGGATAATTAtgagggagaggaagaagaggatgttGGGGAAGAAGACTACGACGACTTCACTAAGGAACTCAATCAGTACCGCAAGGCCAAGGAGGGAGGAGGCAGCCGTGGAGGGCGAG ATCTCCCTGGCCTTCGGAAAA GGGGCAAAGGTCGAATGAAGAGCCTCAGAGGTCGTGGGGGAATGaggggaggaaggagaggaagaggaggaggcagaggaagaggagggagaggaggaggaggaggaggaggaaagatgGGAGGAGACGACGATGGAGACGGCTATGGGGATGATATAGAG TATGGAGATGATGACTATGAAAACATGGGAGATGACGACTACGACGACTACTCAAAAGAACTGAATCagtacaaaaaatgtaaagacagaGGTAGAG GAGGTAAAGGACCCCGCGGAAGAGGCCGCGGGAAAGGAGGGCGGGGTATGATCAGAGGAGGAAAGGGTAGAAACAGAGGTCGAGGAAGAGGCGACATGGGGAATGATGATGACAACAATGGAGACATGGACAACGGG GACGGAGTTGGATGTGATGGACCAGGAGTAGGGAGGCGGAATCACAACGAAAAGCACCAAGATAAGAAAGGAAAGGCCATCTGCAAGTACTACATTGAGGGGAGATGCACTTGG GGGGACCACTGCAACTTCAGCCACGATATTGAGCTGCCCAAGAAGAAGGAGCTGTGCAAGTTCTACATCACTGGGTTCTGTGCCCGGGCCGACCACTGTCCTTATATGCATG GTGAATTCCCCTGTAAGCTGTTCCACACCACTGGTAACTGTGTTAATGGAGATGAGTGTATGTTCTCCCATGAAACGCTCAATGACGACACTCAAGAGCTGCTCAACAAG ATGTTGGCTGAGGATGCGGAGGCTGGAGCTGAAGatgagaaggaggtggaggagctaAAGAAGCAGGGAATAAACCCTCTCCCCAAACCTCCTCCTGGAGTAGGCCTCCTCCCTACCCCTCCTCGACCTGTTCctgtagacacaaacacaggggcAGCAGATTTTGGTGGGCCTGCAGGAGGTGATTTTGGAGCTCCTCCTGGACCCAACCAGGGGCCCATAACTATGAAAGGTCACCCAGGACCAGGGCCTGTTCCTGGGCCCAATCCCTGTCCATGTCCGCCTATCCATGGCCCTGACGGAAGTCCCTTTCAAAGCGGGCCCCCGAATCCCGCCTGCCCTCCTCCACACATGGGCCCCCCACCTCCTGGTGGTGGGAGCGGAGGCGCAGGAAAGAAGATACCCTCATTGTTTGAGATTAAAGTTCAGCCGACAGGGCAGCTGGCTCAGAAACTGGCTGTCAG AAGCCAGGCTCCCAGCAGCAACCAGGCCCAGACTGCAGCACCTGGACCCCAAGGGGCTCCTGGTGCTCCCCCTACCCGCTTCCCAGCCCCTCCAGGCATGATGTCCCCTGAAATGCAGAACATGGGCCCCAACCTGACGATGAACCAGGGCCCCCCCAACATGGGCCCTGGTGGACCACCCATGATGGGTGGGTTTGTGTCTTGTGATGGCCCTCCACATGGAGGTACTATGCCTCCAGGTCCTCCTCAGGGTGGAGGAAATTTCTTCAATGACTACTTTAATCAGCAGGAGGGTATGAAGATGGACGGGGTGGTAGAAGAAG GTGACAACTATCAGACTTTTTCTGGAATGGACGagagaggaggagctgggaaatTTGGTAATCAGTCTGGTGGTCAAGAAGGTTCTGGTAATGGAGCATCAGCCAATCCGGGAGGGATTTCTGTGCCAGACTTTCTACCTCCAGCACAACGTGTCCTGTTCATGAGGATCCAACAGAAGCAGCAAGAGGAAGAGGAACGAGCACGCAGGATGGCCGAGGGAGGGGCAGAGAAGAGTAGAGACACTGAAG GTGACTCAGGGAACTGGTATTCCAGTGAGGATGAAGATGGTGGTGGTAGTGTGACCTCTATCTTGAAGACACTCCGTCAGCAGACCCAAGCTCCTCAAAAAGCTGAAGGCCCCCCAAGTGACCCTCGTCTCCAGAAAGCCTCTCCTGTCATCCCTTTGGCTCGTCCAGCAGACCCCCGCTTGATTCGGGACCCACGTCTGGCACGTTCCGCAGAGTCGTCCCAAATGTCCGACTCCACCCACTCCGTCACTTCATCTTCCTCTGGACCACCTGCAGACCCCAGGTTAGCCCGGCTAGCTGCTGCTACCTCAGCAGGATCCACCTCCCATTCACCCCCTGCCCCTAAACCAGAACCCCCTCTCGTCTACAAGCCCCCACCACTTACAACCCCGGCTGCAGATGAGGAGGAGACAGAGCGTGTTCTACGGGACAAACCAGTCCCCATTCCTCTGGACCCACTCATGGGGATGGCTCTGAGAGACCCTCGCTCCCAGCTGCAGCAGTTCAGCCACATTAAGAAGGCTATAGTTCTTCACATGCCAGCCTTCTCCAAAACTATCACCTGGTCGCCTGAAGATCTACTCCCACTCCCCATCCCCAAACAGGATCTCCTTCCACTCCCACCGGGCATCCCTCCCGTGTCCTCCCTAGACTCACGTATGTCCCGTGCccagcagcagctccacacGCCGATCCCTCACTCCCAGCCTTCTCCTGCACAGCCTCCTCCCACTGTGGACCCCCCTGCTCCcacttcctccacctcctccctcccAGACTTTGAGCTTTTGTCTCGTATCTTAAAGACTGTCAACTCCAGTCCGTCCCAAACCCACTCCCCCCCTCTCTTACCTGCCCCTGCTCCCCCTCTGTCGCTGATGGCTTCACCTCCCTCTGTGCCCGCTGCACCTGTAGAAAAGCCCATTGACCCCCGTGTGGCTCGGAAAGCCCCCACCGACCCCCGCCTCCAGCCACAGAAGTCTGCACTGAAGCAGCCATCAGATTCAGCACCTCCTCCTGTCCCTTCTACAGCTCCAGCTACATCCAGCTCTCCTCCCCCAACCATTGCCCCTTACGACCCAAGGCTGCTCTCCTCGGGTGGGGCAGGGCGTGGTGTGGGGACTGGGGCACCAGGGGGAGCCAGTGTGCTGAGCAGCATCAGTCTGTATGACCCTCGGACTAACAAGCCTGGCAGCCCTGGAACCAGCAGTGGTTCTAACAATTCCCCCATTTCAGCCAGCACAGAGTCCAAACCCAGCGATCCTACGACAGGTAAGCCCAAGTCCAAGGAGCCCCTTTTTGTTCGAAAGTCTGCGCTGGACCAACCAGAGCCGGAAAAAAGCAGTGAACAAGGAACAGATCGATACAACAGCTACAATAGGCCCCGGCCCAAACCTGCACCTTCACCTAACTCCATATCCCAGGGTGGACCTGCTGTTGCTGGTGCGGCCACTGCTGTAAGCCAGAGTGCTGCTGCAGACCAGGGGCCTGCCGGCATCCACAACCTGCCAGTGTCCTCTCTGTTTGGTGTGGTTAAACAGGCAGCCAAGCCTGGTGGGACAAGTAGCCCCTTTGGTGGAAACAGCCCTGCGCAACCTGACCAGGCAACGACTGAGCAGGACAATGCCTCACTGAAGGAAGTTTTCAAAGGCTTTGACCCCACGGCCTCTCCTTTCTGCCAGTGA
- the zc3h4 gene encoding zinc finger CCCH domain-containing protein 4 isoform X1, with protein MAVESMTVHPNSPTNHEHNSLLTDERPEDGELEEGELEDDGGEIGEEDMGGAVSAAAGGGEDGGEDTGGKGETGGEGAVERPRRSKEHHASSGSEDERSHRRKRKRKKEREREREKRRAKKKRKSKHKRHASSDDDHSDFSDESDYSPSEKWKYREYSPQYPPSSHGGYGNAKKGYMKMDKQSYGGYDNYEEDNYEGEEEEDVGEEDYDDFTKELNQYRKAKEGGGSRGGRDLPGLRKRGKGRMKSLRGRGGMRGGRRGRGGGRGRGGRGGGGGGGKMGGDDDGDGYGDDIEYGDDDYENMGDDDYDDYSKELNQYKKCKDRGRGGKGPRGRGRGKGGRGMIRGGKGRNRGRGRGDMGNDDDNNGDMDNGDGVGCDGPGVGRRNHNEKHQDKKGKAICKYYIEGRCTWGDHCNFSHDIELPKKKELCKFYITGFCARADHCPYMHGEFPCKLFHTTGNCVNGDECMFSHETLNDDTQELLNKMLAEDAEAGAEDEKEVEELKKQGINPLPKPPPGVGLLPTPPRPVPVDTNTGAADFGGPAGGDFGAPPGPNQGPITMKGHPGPGPVPGPNPCPCPPIHGPDGSPFQSGPPNPACPPPHMGPPPPGGGSGGAGKKIPSLFEIKVQPTGQLAQKLAVRSQAPSSNQAQTAAPGPQGAPGAPPTRFPAPPGMMSPEMQNMGPNLTMNQGPPNMGPGGPPMMGGFVSCDGPPHGGTMPPGPPQGGGNFFNDYFNQQEGMKMDGVVEEGDNYQTFSGMDERGGAGKFGNQSGGQEGSGNGASANPGGISVPDFLPPAQRVLFMRIQQKQQEEEERARRMAEGGAEKSRDTEGDSGNWYSSEDEDGGGSVTSILKTLRQQTQAPQKAEGPPSDPRLQKASPVIPLARPADPRLIRDPRLARSAESSQMSDSTHSVTSSSSGPPADPRLARLAAATSAGSTSHSPPAPKPEPPLVYKPPPLTTPAADEEETERVLRDKPVPIPLDPLMGMALRDPRSQLQQFSHIKKAIVLHMPAFSKTITWSPEDLLPLPIPKQDLLPLPPGIPPVSSLDSRMSRAQQQLHTPIPHSQPSPAQPPPTVDPPAPTSSTSSLPDFELLSRILKTVNSSPSQTHSPPLLPAPAPPLSLMASPPSVPAAPVEKPIDPRVARKAPTDPRLQPQKSALKQPSDSAPPPVPSTAPATSSSPPPTIAPYDPRLLSSGGAGRGVGTGAPGGASVLSSISLYDPRTNKPGSPGTSSGSNNSPISASTESKPSDPTTGKPKSKEPLFVRKSALDQPEPEKSSEQGTDRYNSYNRPRPKPAPSPNSISQGGPAVAGAATAVSQSAAADQGPAGIHNLPVSSLFGVVKQAAKPGGTSSPFGGNSPAQPDQATTEQDNASLKEVFKGFDPTASPFCQ; from the exons gaaagggagaagcGGAGGGCCAAGAAGAAACGCAAATCCAAACATAAG CGTCATGCATCATCTGATGATGACCACTCAGACTTCAGTGATGAGTCTGACTACAGTCCCAGTGAGAAGTGGAAATATAGGGAGTACAGTCCCCAGTACCCCCCATCT TCTCATGGAGGCTACGGTAACGCCAAGAAGGGCTACATGAAAATGGATAAGCAGAGCTATGGAGGCTACGACAACTATGAGGAGGATAATTAtgagggagaggaagaagaggatgttGGGGAAGAAGACTACGACGACTTCACTAAGGAACTCAATCAGTACCGCAAGGCCAAGGAGGGAGGAGGCAGCCGTGGAGGGCGAG ATCTCCCTGGCCTTCGGAAAA GGGGCAAAGGTCGAATGAAGAGCCTCAGAGGTCGTGGGGGAATGaggggaggaaggagaggaagaggaggaggcagaggaagaggagggagaggaggaggaggaggaggaggaaagatgGGAGGAGACGACGATGGAGACGGCTATGGGGATGATATAGAG TATGGAGATGATGACTATGAAAACATGGGAGATGACGACTACGACGACTACTCAAAAGAACTGAATCagtacaaaaaatgtaaagacagaGGTAGAG GAGGTAAAGGACCCCGCGGAAGAGGCCGCGGGAAAGGAGGGCGGGGTATGATCAGAGGAGGAAAGGGTAGAAACAGAGGTCGAGGAAGAGGCGACATGGGGAATGATGATGACAACAATGGAGACATGGACAACGGG GACGGAGTTGGATGTGATGGACCAGGAGTAGGGAGGCGGAATCACAACGAAAAGCACCAAGATAAGAAAGGAAAGGCCATCTGCAAGTACTACATTGAGGGGAGATGCACTTGG GGGGACCACTGCAACTTCAGCCACGATATTGAGCTGCCCAAGAAGAAGGAGCTGTGCAAGTTCTACATCACTGGGTTCTGTGCCCGGGCCGACCACTGTCCTTATATGCATG GTGAATTCCCCTGTAAGCTGTTCCACACCACTGGTAACTGTGTTAATGGAGATGAGTGTATGTTCTCCCATGAAACGCTCAATGACGACACTCAAGAGCTGCTCAACAAG ATGTTGGCTGAGGATGCGGAGGCTGGAGCTGAAGatgagaaggaggtggaggagctaAAGAAGCAGGGAATAAACCCTCTCCCCAAACCTCCTCCTGGAGTAGGCCTCCTCCCTACCCCTCCTCGACCTGTTCctgtagacacaaacacaggggcAGCAGATTTTGGTGGGCCTGCAGGAGGTGATTTTGGAGCTCCTCCTGGACCCAACCAGGGGCCCATAACTATGAAAGGTCACCCAGGACCAGGGCCTGTTCCTGGGCCCAATCCCTGTCCATGTCCGCCTATCCATGGCCCTGACGGAAGTCCCTTTCAAAGCGGGCCCCCGAATCCCGCCTGCCCTCCTCCACACATGGGCCCCCCACCTCCTGGTGGTGGGAGCGGAGGCGCAGGAAAGAAGATACCCTCATTGTTTGAGATTAAAGTTCAGCCGACAGGGCAGCTGGCTCAGAAACTGGCTGTCAG AAGCCAGGCTCCCAGCAGCAACCAGGCCCAGACTGCAGCACCTGGACCCCAAGGGGCTCCTGGTGCTCCCCCTACCCGCTTCCCAGCCCCTCCAGGCATGATGTCCCCTGAAATGCAGAACATGGGCCCCAACCTGACGATGAACCAGGGCCCCCCCAACATGGGCCCTGGTGGACCACCCATGATGGGTGGGTTTGTGTCTTGTGATGGCCCTCCACATGGAGGTACTATGCCTCCAGGTCCTCCTCAGGGTGGAGGAAATTTCTTCAATGACTACTTTAATCAGCAGGAGGGTATGAAGATGGACGGGGTGGTAGAAGAAG GTGACAACTATCAGACTTTTTCTGGAATGGACGagagaggaggagctgggaaatTTGGTAATCAGTCTGGTGGTCAAGAAGGTTCTGGTAATGGAGCATCAGCCAATCCGGGAGGGATTTCTGTGCCAGACTTTCTACCTCCAGCACAACGTGTCCTGTTCATGAGGATCCAACAGAAGCAGCAAGAGGAAGAGGAACGAGCACGCAGGATGGCCGAGGGAGGGGCAGAGAAGAGTAGAGACACTGAAG GTGACTCAGGGAACTGGTATTCCAGTGAGGATGAAGATGGTGGTGGTAGTGTGACCTCTATCTTGAAGACACTCCGTCAGCAGACCCAAGCTCCTCAAAAAGCTGAAGGCCCCCCAAGTGACCCTCGTCTCCAGAAAGCCTCTCCTGTCATCCCTTTGGCTCGTCCAGCAGACCCCCGCTTGATTCGGGACCCACGTCTGGCACGTTCCGCAGAGTCGTCCCAAATGTCCGACTCCACCCACTCCGTCACTTCATCTTCCTCTGGACCACCTGCAGACCCCAGGTTAGCCCGGCTAGCTGCTGCTACCTCAGCAGGATCCACCTCCCATTCACCCCCTGCCCCTAAACCAGAACCCCCTCTCGTCTACAAGCCCCCACCACTTACAACCCCGGCTGCAGATGAGGAGGAGACAGAGCGTGTTCTACGGGACAAACCAGTCCCCATTCCTCTGGACCCACTCATGGGGATGGCTCTGAGAGACCCTCGCTCCCAGCTGCAGCAGTTCAGCCACATTAAGAAGGCTATAGTTCTTCACATGCCAGCCTTCTCCAAAACTATCACCTGGTCGCCTGAAGATCTACTCCCACTCCCCATCCCCAAACAGGATCTCCTTCCACTCCCACCGGGCATCCCTCCCGTGTCCTCCCTAGACTCACGTATGTCCCGTGCccagcagcagctccacacGCCGATCCCTCACTCCCAGCCTTCTCCTGCACAGCCTCCTCCCACTGTGGACCCCCCTGCTCCcacttcctccacctcctccctcccAGACTTTGAGCTTTTGTCTCGTATCTTAAAGACTGTCAACTCCAGTCCGTCCCAAACCCACTCCCCCCCTCTCTTACCTGCCCCTGCTCCCCCTCTGTCGCTGATGGCTTCACCTCCCTCTGTGCCCGCTGCACCTGTAGAAAAGCCCATTGACCCCCGTGTGGCTCGGAAAGCCCCCACCGACCCCCGCCTCCAGCCACAGAAGTCTGCACTGAAGCAGCCATCAGATTCAGCACCTCCTCCTGTCCCTTCTACAGCTCCAGCTACATCCAGCTCTCCTCCCCCAACCATTGCCCCTTACGACCCAAGGCTGCTCTCCTCGGGTGGGGCAGGGCGTGGTGTGGGGACTGGGGCACCAGGGGGAGCCAGTGTGCTGAGCAGCATCAGTCTGTATGACCCTCGGACTAACAAGCCTGGCAGCCCTGGAACCAGCAGTGGTTCTAACAATTCCCCCATTTCAGCCAGCACAGAGTCCAAACCCAGCGATCCTACGACAGGTAAGCCCAAGTCCAAGGAGCCCCTTTTTGTTCGAAAGTCTGCGCTGGACCAACCAGAGCCGGAAAAAAGCAGTGAACAAGGAACAGATCGATACAACAGCTACAATAGGCCCCGGCCCAAACCTGCACCTTCACCTAACTCCATATCCCAGGGTGGACCTGCTGTTGCTGGTGCGGCCACTGCTGTAAGCCAGAGTGCTGCTGCAGACCAGGGGCCTGCCGGCATCCACAACCTGCCAGTGTCCTCTCTGTTTGGTGTGGTTAAACAGGCAGCCAAGCCTGGTGGGACAAGTAGCCCCTTTGGTGGAAACAGCCCTGCGCAACCTGACCAGGCAACGACTGAGCAGGACAATGCCTCACTGAAGGAAGTTTTCAAAGGCTTTGACCCCACGGCCTCTCCTTTCTGCCAGTGA